The following are from one region of the Nicotiana tomentosiformis chromosome 7, ASM39032v3, whole genome shotgun sequence genome:
- the LOC104111909 gene encoding uncharacterized protein codes for MECADDNGLWSDCILTDILISISSRLIAGDYFVFRAVCKSWRSIPPPIHDSHALSHSNNTPCMMTLYQEIGIVEFFHPLYNAITHKTDIVPKLRGARIRSAKGNWSLMSQGKRGMLFFNHKSNDIIELPDLLEGKQNSFHAWTFSCPPDSSSSDCFVVGFENFGSPPPVYIIKVGDSRWTYHAFVNEDGDGNKLGIFDLSGCNNPVFLKNDIVYVLEEKGNLGILSIRENSAEETPTWEFYGKSLPRRKLRSVRKVYTAKDVDNGGILAVFLTHNEGKVEVWRYKYDINKRILEREQITSLDNKTLFVSFGASYLKPCVAQGLENTIYFPMFHDKNGVFYCLASRKYYSFDYSAVKGAFSSPNCHKLDQPRYCIWIEPDVSQLPSLDF; via the coding sequence ATGGAGTGTGCTGATGATAATGGATTGTGGTCTGATTGTATTCTGACTGACATACTCATATCAATATCATCACGTCTCATTGCAGGCGATTATTTTGTTTTTCGTGCTGTTTGTAAAAGTTGGCGCTCAATACCCCCTCCCATACATGATTCCCATGCACTTTCTCATAGCAATAATACACCTTGTATGATGACCCTATATCAAGAAATAGGCATAGTTGAATTCTTTCATCCATTATACAATGCCATAACTCACAAGACAGATATCGTCCCAAAATTAAGGGGTGCTCGAATTCGGAGCGCAAAAGGTAATTGGTCACTCATGAGTCAGGGCAAACGTGGTATGTTGTTTTTCAATCACAAAAGCAATGACATAATTGAACTCCCTGATCTACTAGAAGGAAAGCAAAATTCTTTCCATGCTTGGACTTTTTCGTGTCCCCCAGACTCATCATCATCGGATTGTTTTGTCGTTGGTTTTGAAAATTTTGGCTCTCCACCACCGGTATACATCATCAAAGTTGGAGATAGTAGATGGACGTATCATGCCTTTGTTAATGAAGATGGAGATGGAAATAAGCTAGGAATATTTGACTTATCCGGATGCAATAATCCAGTATTCTTAAAAAACGACATTGTGTACGTATTGGAAGAGAAAGGAAATTTAGGAATATTAAGTATCAGGGAAAACTCAGCTGAAGAGACACCCACCTGGGAATTTTATGGGAAGTCCTTGCCGCGTCGAAAACTAAGGTCAGTTCGAAAGGTTTACACGGCAAAAGATGTCGATAATGGAGGAATATTAGCTGTATTTCTAACTCACAATGAAGGAAAAGTAGAGGTTTGGAGGTACAAATACGACATAAATAAAAGGATTTTGGAGAGGGAACAAATAACAAGTTTGGATAATAAAACTCTCTTTGTAAGCTTTGGAGCTTCCTACTTGAAACCTTGTGTTGCACAAGGGTTAGAAAACACGATATATTTCCCAATGTTTCACGACAAGAACGGGGTGTTCTATTGCTTGGCCAGTCGCAAATATTACTCTTTCGATTACTCAGCTGTCAAGggagctttctcaagtccaaattgtCACAAATTGGACCAACCAAGATACTGCATTTGGATTGAACCAGATGTGAGCCAACTCCCTTCTCTTGATTTTTAA